A single window of Lonchura striata isolate bLonStr1 chromosome 20, bLonStr1.mat, whole genome shotgun sequence DNA harbors:
- the LOC110467730 gene encoding aldehyde dehydrogenase family 3 member A2-like gives MEKMQQIVGRARAAFRSGRSRPLEFRIQQLKALERMVQEKEKEILAALKADLNKSAPNAYSHEILGVLGELALTMEKLPSWAAPQPVKKNLLTMRDEAYIGYEPLGVVLIIGAWNYPFVLVMQPLIGAIAAGNAVVVKPSEVSENTARLVAELLPQYLDKDLYAVVTGGVPETTELLTQRFDHILYTGNTAVGKIVMAAAAKHLTPVTLELGGKSPCYIDKDCDLAVACRRITWGKYMNCGQTCIAPDYILCDPSIQGKVVENIKATLKEFYGEDVKSSPDYGKIINQRHFKRILGLLEGQEIAHGGETDEASCFIAPTILTDVSPESKVMEEEIFGPVMPIVPVRSVEEAIEFINLREKPLALYVFSNNKQLIRRVIAETSSGGMTANDVIMHSVLPDLPFGGVGHSGMGAYHGRHSFETFSHRRACLIKDLSWEAVNKLRYPPGSMEMVHLARLFLLRQCNRSRVGHFISALLAAVKVVMAKVLYPQ, from the exons ATGGAGAAGATGCAGCAGATCGTGGGGCGAGCCAGGGCCGCCTTCAGATCGGGCCGGAGCCGCCCGCTGGAGTTCAGGATTCAGCAGCTGAAGGCGCTGGAGAGGAtggtgcaggagaaggagaaggagatcCTGGCAGCCCTCAAGGCGGACCTGAACAAG AGTGCGCCCAACGCCTACAGCCATGAAATTCTGGGCGTGCTGGGGGAGCTGGCCCTCACCATGGAGAAGCTGCCGTCCtgggcagcccctcagcccgTGAAGAAGAACCTGCTGACCATGAGGGACGAGGCGTACATCGGCTACGAGCCCCTGGGCGTGGTGCTGATCATCGGGGCCTGGAACTACCCCTTTGTGCTGGTGATGCAGCCCCTGATCGGGGCCATCGCAGCAG GCAATGCTGTGGTGGTGAAGCCATCAGAGGTCAGCGAGAACACGGCTCGGCTGGTGGCTGAGCTCCTCCCACAGTACCTGGACAAG gatCTGTATGCTGTGGTCACTGGAGGAGTTCCTGAGACAACTGAGCTGCTGACCCAGAGATTTGACCACATCCTCTACACTGGCAACACTGCAGTGGGCAAAATTgtgatggcagcagctgccaagcACCTGACCCCtgtcaccctggagctgggggggaAGAGCCCCTGCTACATCGACAAGGACTGTGACCTGGCTGTCGCCTGCAG GCGGATAACGTGGGGCAAGTACATGAACTGTGGGCAAACCTGCATCGCCCCAGACTACATCCTGTGCGACCCATCCATCCAGGGCAAGGTGGTGGAGAACATCAAGGCGACTCTGAAG GAATTCTATGGGGAGGATGTGAAGTCGTCTCCAGATTATGGAAAGATCATCAACCAGCGTCACTTCAAGAGGATTCTGGGCTTGCTGGAAGGGCAGGAAATTGCTCATGGGGGAGAGACTGATGAGGCCTCCTGCTTCATAG CACCAACCATCCTCACGGATGTTTCCCCGGAGTCCAAGGTGATGGAGGAGGAGATCTTTGGACCAGTGATGCCCATTGTGCCTGTGAGGAGTGTGGAGGAAGCCATTGAGTTCATCAACCTTCGGGAGAAGCCCCTAGCCCTGTATGTCTTCTCTAACAACAAGCAG CTGATCAGACGGGTGATAGCAGAGACCTCCAGCGGTGGCATGACAGCCAACGATGTCATCATGCACTCCGTGCTCCCAGATCTGCCCTTCGGAGGTGTGG GCCACAGCGGGATGGGCGCCTACCACGGCAGGCACAGCTTCGAGACCTTCTCCCACCGCCGCGCCTGCCTGATCAAGGACCTGAGCTGGGAGGCTGTGAACAAGCTGAGGTACCCACCTGGCAGCATGGAGATGGTGCATTTGGCCAGGCTCTTCCTGCTGAGGCAGTGTAAcaggagcagagtgggacaCTTCATCTCGGCCCTGCTGGCGGCTGTGAAAGTCGTGATGGCAAAG GTGTTGTACCCCCAGTGA